The Medicago truncatula cultivar Jemalong A17 chromosome 7, MtrunA17r5.0-ANR, whole genome shotgun sequence genome includes the window CAGTCCCATCAACAATAATTGATTGTCAACGCCAAAATTTACATTATTAATATAAGTTGAAATGGtatgataaattgaaaaattaaacgAAGTATTTATAGTAGATGAAATAATACATGTTTGATATTAATTGTAGATATTGtggtattttatttgtttattatatttttgtttagagtggtattttaaaaattaaaaaaaaaaaacccaaaaatatcAAGTCATATTGACTTGCGGGgtattaaaaaattttaaatataccccgcaagtgggggttgcaaggtatttaaatatttaaaaaaaaaaaaatgccacgcAAATGTGACTTGCGGGgtagttaaattttttaaaaaaaaatttaaaggtaccccgcaagtggCCTTTTATTGCTCTTCTCTTGTCCCCTCGggcttattatattaaattaaggCAAGCGGTGGAACTGGAAAACTATCAATGCTTTTCTCCCTGTCTTTCCACTCATATAATGAAACAAGAATTAATCTCGGATACGTCTTCTTCCGTGATCCATTTAATGAATCATTAGAGTGCGCGTTGCGTGAGGAGTTAAGGGCTATTCCAGTCGATTGATCCTCCGCTTCTGGCCGTCTCGCTCCCATCGCTTTGTTGGCTGACAGCCCCTATCGCTAATCAGAGAGAGGTAGCGAATCGAATGTTGTGGCGGCCTTGAGCTCTTCTTCTTTCTGCCCTCTTTGCCGCTGCTATTCCATCTGGTGGTATACTAGAGTCTGCCTAAAGGCTGCTCTTCTGCCTTACCCTTAAGTAAGGGCGGTGGAACTCTTATACTTCCTTTATCCGCTATCGCTATGTCACAAAGTTGGGTAAGCAGTAGAACTCGTTGCCCTTTCTTCCACGCTAGAAGTGAAAGCCCAGCCAAGTTCTTGGAGAATCTATAGTTTCTGGTGTTGGGCGAGTGGGGGTTGCAAGGTACACTTTTTTTAGGTATAGGGCATTTgtgcaattttttgaaaaagtggggtatttttgtattttttgacaCAAACTAgggcataaaaaaaaattctcggaaagtatcggataattattttttttaaaaataaaatttaatatttggatactctccaaatacgtatcgggaagtattgggcaggtatcggtgcaggatacgcatGAGATACGGTacatcatccattttgaagtatcgagCTTCACAGGAGAGAATAATCCTTTGTCAAAACAAGAGAATTTGATAAAAACGGTACAACTTTTCCATAGTACAAAAAGCTACCATACAAAATGAaacaaagtttcaatttttataaatatattcttttaaaacaatttaagtGACAACAAATTATTCCAATTCTAAACTTAGGATGTTAACCTTAACATAGTTTAAATCAACACTTAAGATGATTTTTTAAGTAAAAGAAAAGTTCAACATCAAGATCCTATTCACAATATAGTGATGATGAAGAATggcaaaaacaaaaccaaattcaaatttttctttcattaaaaTCCCACCACGTGGCGCGTGACTCACACACTCAAACCCGCGCGTGCGTCTCAAAACACCGCCCAATTATCGCTAGTTCCTTTCAGCCAAATAAATAAACGAATATTACGAACTTTCCgcgaaaattattttttttattattcgcaaaaaaataaaattttgccgAATCCACTTTTTAtcgaaaaaagaaattaaattaaaaaattaaataaaaagcgAAGACTTTTTCTAATtatgattattcatcattgataTTGTTTCATTCATGAATTTTTCTCTTGTGCTAGggtttcataattttcaaagtttttttttttgttttaaattgagAAATTTGCGTTAAAGTTTTAATCTTGTTTGGTTTTTGAGTATTGGGTAATCGATTTTTGCGTATTTTGGGATTTGGGTTATTGAATTGAAGGTGTTTGAAGAAAGTTGTGAAAGAGGGTTAGGGTtgaaaaagggggaaaaagatgATGGCtggttcatcttcatcttcagctAGTGTTGCAGTAGAGAAAGCAACAAGTGATCTTCTTATGGGGCCTGATTGGACCATGAATATTGAAATTTGTGATTCCATCAATTCTAATCATTGGTAACAATCTTTAACTATAAGCAAAGGGGAAAGATGGCATATCAATTTTgtatagttttatttattttattttatttttatgggtttGACTTTAATCATCATTCACATATTTGAGTTTAGgttttttaatatgatatgatgtttCATGCAGATGtatgtatgtttttttattttcaaaatgaaattttgggcaaaaaattgaaatttttgtttaggttttttaattttgggtgttgttgattatattattttatcatgttttgttgaagaattaATCAATTGTAACCTTCCCAAGAAACAAgtgttaaatttattttttttattactgtttatatattttttttctttttcatgcagAGTTGTTGGTGTCAGAGTGTAACAAGAATTTCTAGTATGAATTTTCCTTATGAAAACTAAGTTTAGTGGATTTGTGAACAAACTAGTTTGTCAACTTGTTTTTCGCtacttttccctttttttttttttacctcaaTGAATTGGTTATTGGGAAATTTACAGTGATTTTTTAACTGAATATTTGATATCTTTAATTTATCAGGCAGCCTAAAGATGTGGTAAAAGCTGTGAAGAAGAGATTACAACATAGGAGCTCTAAAGTTCAAATTCTTGCTCTCACGGTAATATTTTGTCCAGTCTAACAGTTGCATATTTACCTTGAGTTGTTCATTTGTTTGGAACATGATCTGTGGTTTCTTGTTGTCTGTTGATTAGCTTCTGGAGACAATGGTAAAGAACTGTGGTGATTACGTGCACTTTCAAATCACCGATAGGCATATATTGGAGGAGATGATAAAGATCGTCAGGAAGAAGGTAAGGTTGTGGTGGTGATTGTAAACTTCAGATGCATTCTGTTTTAATTTGCACATTTGATGCTCAAAACATTACAGTGTTGTTTGATCCACGTAGCCGACCcgacttagtgggataaggcttggctGTTTTCGTTGCaaattgttgttgcattgttCATACTTAGTGTCaagtcgtttttttttttttttttttttttctttcttcgaAATTATAACTAAGCGTCCAGTTTTGTTCAACCTTCGAATCTCTCATCTATCACTCCATCTTTGACAAACATTCTGTTatctataatttttatattagtaatcgtaaaaaaaatttaacaagaGAAATACAGAAAACATTGAGAAGAGGACAGTGATAAACTGATAATCTAGATTCATATTGACGATGTGTTACCCACTTGCAACTCTTTCCGATAGTggaaatcatttttgtttctcCCCGTGGAACTGTTGTGCGGTGGAGTGTGGACTGTTTTGGAAAATGTCTCCATTAGGGCGGTTAATACCAAAGTTCAATCCAAACATCGTAACTTAATTTACTTCATTAATACGGCATCTGGTGTTGTTGTCGTTTAGCAGCGCCTCGTGCCTTGTTCAATTTATATCCAAATCAAGTTTGATGTCCTACTATCATTAATGACCTGTATCTTATACTGTCTACATTCTAGAGGAGATTTCTCATTTGATCCTATATTCCATCCAGTTTTGTTAGGTAGCAGCTATAATGGTGCTGTAACGCTATTGCGTAGCGGAATTTAGACAATACGCCATTGTTTCGCAAtacactatttagtacaaaatgttcaaatagcggctatagtgGCACTATATAGCCCTATTGAGTAGTGGAATTTTAACGCTCTGCTATTTTCCGCTGTAcgcaattgacaacactgattCAACCATCATATTCATCGTTATGTATTTTTGGATTTAGCGGTACTTTTTACATGATCGATAACTATTGTGaactatttaaaattttatagtcTTGTGGGTTGTCTCATCTAACTTAAATGCATGTAATGATAATTTAGGCAGACATGCAAGTGAGGGATAAAATTTTAGCATTGCTGGACTCGTGGCAAGAGGCATTTGGAGGGGCCGGTGGAAAATATCCTCAGTACTATTGGGCATATGATGAATTAAAGGTTATTATACAGCTGTCTACTCAATTATATTTCTTGATTGTCGTTTATCCAATCTATATTGATAGCTTCACGCGCTACGCGGGATGCTAGGTTATCAAAATTGGTATTCACTTAACATCTGTGGATTTTCTATAAAATGATATTcgttctattttatttatgggTGACATTTCACTTTTACAAATCTAGAAAAACgaattttgttatgatatgTTTTTCCAAATCTGTATTTTATAACTTAATTTGGCACCTCAATAGTTTGTATAGATGTTTTCTGTACAAACCTGAATTGTTACTTTGCAATTCTTTCAGAACAAATAGCTAGATTGGACGAATTTGTAaagatttgttttgttttaaaaaacattttatattcaattacaaaaatgcctacttgttttcactttgttttcttttttcaaagttttgtactGTTTCCTTtacaaaacatgaaaaataacaaaataaaattaagtaaaaacaCGGTGGCAATGTggcaaagaaaatgtttttcaaAGGCCCTAAGGTTTCCCTCTGAACCTCAGTGTGCAGAACCATCCCCATGTTAAACCCAACCATTGTcactttttttacaaaatcacgTCAATTGATGGGATTGAAATTGCATTAATATCTGTTAACCATGATTACACACGAGTCATAATTCAATCCGTTGGatcatattttcaaattattgtGTTGGATTTTTTACATGGCAGCGATCTGGAGTTTCTTTTCCAAAGCGTTCACCAGATGCAGCTCCGATATTTACTCCACCTCCTACTCATCCATCTTTGAGACAAACTGGATATGGGATGCCAAGCAGTTCTTCAAAAACACTCGATGAAACAATGGCAACAGAGATAGAAAGTTTGAGGtgaactctaattttttttgtctgcTCATCTATGCTTCTGCTGCTTTCTTTTGTATTACTGAACTTCTATGTGCACCCAACTTCGTCTTTTGGCTAATTTTTCCCTTGAAATCCTTAGTATGTCAAGCTTGGAATCCATGCGGCATGTGTTGGACCTTTTGAGTGACATGCTACAAGCTGTAAATCCTAATGACCGTGTGGTATGTTAAACTAAACAGTGTTGCCTGGCCTTTCTAAATCCTCTTTGCAACTAAGTAAAATGGTTAAGTGTTTTCTTTTGATGCTCTCTAGGCTGTAAAAGATGAAGTAATTGTTGATCTTGTTGACCGTTGCCGCTCCAACCAGAAAAAATTGATGCAGATGCTGACAACAACTGGGTTAGTTCCGTTGAACTGGTTATAGCATGTGTCGCACACCCAAATATAATCATAGGATTAAtggaatagttttttttttcatcatcttgGTTATATTGTAGGGATGAGGAACTTCTTGGGAGGGGCCTTGAACTGAACGATAATATTCAAAGTTTGCTTGCAAGGCACGATGCAATTGCTTCTGGGTCTTCTTTTCAGATACAAGGTGCAAGTTCCAGTACCATGTCATCTGAAGTTCAATCCAGTTTCAATCAAAACGAAGTAAAGAGCTCCAGCCCTGCTGAGTCTGTTTCAACACCTAAAGCTAGCCCTCCTGCCGAAGTTTATTCCGAGCCAAAGGGCGAGAatgatgaagaggaagaagatgaatttgCACAGCTAGCTCGAAGGTATCTTAGAACTAATGGAAACTATTCTTATTCTATAGCATCTTTCATATGAAATTATGAAGTGTAACATGACAAACATACAAAAACATAAACAGTTTAGTATGTGTTCCCACCGTCAATTGCGGAAAATAGTAGCCTGTTCAATTTTGCTACTGTACTGTGTTATAGAGCCCGCcactatagccgctatttgactacactttgtactaaatagcgtaTTGTTGAACTATAGCAATTTCTTCAAACTCCGCCATGTCGAAGCACTATCTGACATCGCTCTTACTTCCCCAACGTGCATGTTGGTATGTTCATGTGTGGATCTATATGGTCAGGTGAATTATGTTCGGGTTTCGGTCAGCTGAAATAAGAATcattgcatgatgtgtttcttttgttttttaattttacactACATTCCATTTCATTCTATCCTGTTAAGCACAGCTCTATATTATAagcctttatattttttttttatcatcaaattttttCTGTAAATTGGTATATGCAACATGTTGTAATAATCAATTAATTTGTTTGAATTCTTCACTAATGCAGGCATACTAAGACACAATCAGTGACTTCAAAAGATGCTACCATTGGATCCACTGAAAATTCAGGCTCAATGAACACTAGCAGCACAACTCCATATGTGCCAGAGCCCTCAACTGCTGTCCCATCCGCATCCAATGCATTAGCGCTTCCTGACCCACCAGCACCTATTAGTACTACTTCAAAAGATCAGGACATCATTGACTTACTGAGTATCACTTTGTCACTGACACCATCTTCtccaccaacaacaacatatgCACCATCATCAGCCTCTAGCCAAGGCGGCATGCATCATCAGATACCTACTCCATCCAGCACAGAAAGTTATTCTTATGCTCCCCAAGCATATCCTGGAAATTCGCCATACAACAGTTATGTAGCCCCTTGGGCTCAACCTCAATCTAAGTCAGAGTTTCAAACCCAGCAGCCTCAACAACACATGTATCAACCCCAACCTACCACCCCTCCTTCACCTCAACAACACATGTATCAACCCCAACCTACCACCCCTCCCTCACCTCAACAATTGCATGCACATCATGAATCTGAACAAGCGCTGCGTCATCAACAGGCCCAATCAGAACTACTGCAGTCGCAGAATCAACACCTTCCATACAGCCCTCATCAAGTGCACCCACATAATGAACAATATCAGCCCCAGCCACACTTACAGTCTCAGCCTCAACATCATCCCCATTTACAGCCACAACCACAGTTGCAAACACAGTCTCAGAATCCGCGTCAGCATCAACCTCAACCTCAACGACCGATGCAATTGCAGTCTCAGCAATATCAACAGCAGCCACAATTGCAGAACCAACATGTTCAATACCCTGCTAGATATCCTCCCCCGCCATGGGCTGCTACACCCGGATATGCCAACTATCAGAGCCATTCCCAGAATGCGATTTCGACTTCTCAAGGCAACACAGCAACAGCATCTTATCCTCCTGCACTAGGGGTTAGACCCTCGCAACATAATCAGTCATTCTCTTCACCAGGAGTTGATCCTAGGGGAGGAAATTCTGGCCAAAGACCCTTTGTTCCATCTTACAAGTTATTTGAAGATTTGAATGTATTTGGAAACACTGATGGAAGGGTAAGTGGCACGTCATCCAACGTGTCAGGGACAATGGGACCTGGTATGGTCGGTGGAGGGCGcaagtgaaattttaatttcctATTCatctatgtaaaaaaaaaaaggtgatgtGCTGTATATCATCAGTATCGTTAGCTTCTCCGCATTTGCAGATTATGTTAAGTTTTTTAGATTGATGGAAGTCCATTAGTTTTGAGTGCTACCTAACCTCAGATATGACAGACATGGAACATTCTTTGatataagattttattttttggcaaTGGTTCTTGTTTGCAGCTTTTTCTGTCATTGATTTCTTCAGTTTGTAGTTTAGAGTGTTGTGTTGCATTTGCATGTCTTTTGTAGATTTGATATGATAAACgtaacatatttttaatatggGTTTTGCTAACTTGTGTCCTAAGGACACATGTTAAGGAACTAAAAATGAGCAACTTTGCGTTCGGAAAACATATTTTGACTTTAAAAGCTGAATGCATAAAGCTCCTTAACATGTGCCGTTGAGGGATGTG containing:
- the LOC11432555 gene encoding TOM1-like protein 6 isoform X1, which encodes MMAGSSSSSASVAVEKATSDLLMGPDWTMNIEICDSINSNHWQPKDVVKAVKKRLQHRSSKVQILALTLLETMVKNCGDYVHFQITDRHILEEMIKIVRKKADMQVRDKILALLDSWQEAFGGAGGKYPQYYWAYDELKRSGVSFPKRSPDAAPIFTPPPTHPSLRQTGYGMPSSSSKTLDETMATEIESLSMSSLESMRHVLDLLSDMLQAVNPNDRVAVKDEVIVDLVDRCRSNQKKLMQMLTTTGDEELLGRGLELNDNIQSLLARHDAIASGSSFQIQGASSSTMSSEVQSSFNQNEVKSSSPAESVSTPKASPPAEVYSEPKGENDEEEEDEFAQLARRHTKTQSVTSKDATIGSTENSGSMNTSSTTPYVPEPSTAVPSASNALALPDPPAPISTTSKDQDIIDLLSITLSLTPSSPPTTTYAPSSASSQGGMHHQIPTPSSTESYSYAPQAYPGNSPYNSYVAPWAQPQSKSEFQTQQPQQHMYQPQPTTPPSPQQHMYQPQPTTPPSPQQLHAHHESEQALRHQQAQSELLQSQNQHLPYSPHQVHPHNEQYQPQPHLQSQPQHHPHLQPQPQLQTQSQNPRQHQPQPQRPMQLQSQQYQQQPQLQNQHVQYPARYPPPPWAATPGYANYQSHSQNAISTSQGNTATASYPPALGVRPSQHNQSFSSPGVDPRGGNSGQRPFVPSYKLFEDLNVFGNTDGRVSGTSSNVSGTMGPGMVGGGRK
- the LOC11432555 gene encoding TOM1-like protein 6 isoform X2; translated protein: MVKNCGDYVHFQITDRHILEEMIKIVRKKADMQVRDKILALLDSWQEAFGGAGGKYPQYYWAYDELKRSGVSFPKRSPDAAPIFTPPPTHPSLRQTGYGMPSSSSKTLDETMATEIESLSMSSLESMRHVLDLLSDMLQAVNPNDRVAVKDEVIVDLVDRCRSNQKKLMQMLTTTGDEELLGRGLELNDNIQSLLARHDAIASGSSFQIQGASSSTMSSEVQSSFNQNEVKSSSPAESVSTPKASPPAEVYSEPKGENDEEEEDEFAQLARRHTKTQSVTSKDATIGSTENSGSMNTSSTTPYVPEPSTAVPSASNALALPDPPAPISTTSKDQDIIDLLSITLSLTPSSPPTTTYAPSSASSQGGMHHQIPTPSSTESYSYAPQAYPGNSPYNSYVAPWAQPQSKSEFQTQQPQQHMYQPQPTTPPSPQQHMYQPQPTTPPSPQQLHAHHESEQALRHQQAQSELLQSQNQHLPYSPHQVHPHNEQYQPQPHLQSQPQHHPHLQPQPQLQTQSQNPRQHQPQPQRPMQLQSQQYQQQPQLQNQHVQYPARYPPPPWAATPGYANYQSHSQNAISTSQGNTATASYPPALGVRPSQHNQSFSSPGVDPRGGNSGQRPFVPSYKLFEDLNVFGNTDGRVSGTSSNVSGTMGPGMVGGGRK